The nucleotide window ATCCGATCAGGTTCTTTATCCAGCTCCAGCTGCACACTCATGACCTGCGCGACCATTTCACCGCTGGTCAGATCCCGCTGCTTCTTCAACAAACCGCTGGCACAGAACGTACAGCCCATGTTGCAGCCGATCTGCGAAGTCACGCATAAAGAACGGCCATAGTTATAGGTCATTAACACACACTCGACCAAGGCACCGTCGCCCAGTTCAAATAAAAACTTAATCGTGCCGTCGCGCGATACCTGCTTTTCAACGAGCTGAATCGGATTGATGCAGAACTGTGCGTTCAGCTGAGCGATCATATCCTTGCTTAAATCGGTCATCTGCTCAAACGATGTGGCATGCTTGCGGTACAGCCATTGAAAAATCTGATCCGCCCGATATTTTTTCCATCCTAAACTGAGAACGAGTTCTTCCAGTTGTAAGTAACTGTAATCATAAATTGTTTTCATTGTATCACCGTTCCTTATTTTATCATATTTTTAACAGCGGCGGATCATTTTCGCGATATAAAAGCCATCCTGATCGCCTTCATCCGGGAAGAACGTTTTCTCATCCTGCAGTTCAAAATCCGGGTGCTGGGCTAAAAACGCTGTCGTCTGCTTGTCATTTTCCTTGCGGTTGAGCGTGCAGGTGCTGTAAACCAACGTTCCGCCTACCCGGCACAGCGGCGCGCAGTGGTTTAAAATTTCCGCCTGCAGACCAACAATTTCGTCTAAAGCTTCCGGGGTTAAGCGCAGAAGAATCTCCGGCTTATGCCGCAGCACGCCCAAACCGCTGCACGGCACATCCAAAAGCACGCGGTCAAACTGCCGTCCAGCCAGCTGCTGATCAGCACAGGTGGCATCCAGCACTTGGGTTTCAATGATCAAAGCCCCGGTGCGCTGTGCCGCTTCTTCCACTAATTTTAAGCGGTGCGGATGCAGATCACAGGCCAGAATCGAGCCCTGATTGTCCATCATCGCCGCCAGCTGCGTCGTCTTGGTTCCCGGAGCGCTGCAGGCGTCAAAGACGGATTCCCCTGGTTGAGGATCCAGCCACAGCGCGACCTGTTGGCTGGATCGATCCTGGATGACGATTTTCCCTTCGCCAAGCCAAGGATCAGCGACGGGATTGCCGGTCGTCGTGATCGTCCAGCCATTGGGCTGCAAAGTCCAGTCCGACCGCAAAGCCAGCTCTTCCGCTTTCAGCTTCAGCGGA belongs to Holdemania massiliensis and includes:
- the rsmB gene encoding 16S rRNA (cytosine(967)-C(5))-methyltransferase RsmB, encoding MNNMRKTAWQGLHAVINEGQYASLWLRQHGLALSEEEKRWVTAVLYGVLRHREPLRWQWRDLVKRIPEAKVAVLLDMSVYQLFYLDKGTDYAVVNEAVKMCPQPMKGLVNAVLRQVLRRGQKPLPQPDSIANLALITSHPQWLLNLWKAHYGEDKMRSIALADLEEAAVSVRINPLKLKAEELALRSDWTLQPNGWTITTTGNPVADPWLGEGKIVIQDRSSQQVALWLDPQPGESVFDACSAPGTKTTQLAAMMDNQGSILACDLHPHRLKLVEEAAQRTGALIIETQVLDATCADQQLAGRQFDRVLLDVPCSGLGVLRHKPEILLRLTPEALDEIVGLQAEILNHCAPLCRVGGTLVYSTCTLNRKENDKQTTAFLAQHPDFELQDEKTFFPDEGDQDGFYIAKMIRRC